A genomic segment from Psychrobacter arcticus 273-4 encodes:
- a CDS encoding IS3 family transposase, whose amino-acid sequence MNQLAEQDKRVSKNQLFKLFGMNKSSYYYGKNPKSISLVLIRIKALIRQIFKQSNGSAGARTIRAILNNEHGITLSRYKVAKLMAKLGLKSCQIKRHHYRQADEKHSIYDNILDRNFSPEAPNQVWTGDVTYIRIKGGWCYLAVVLDLYARRLVGFAISSSPDSKLTVKALQMAYHSRMKPSGVLFHSDQGSHYSSQAFAKAVADCSGMTHSMSRKGNCWDNAPTERFFRSFKTEWMPKNGYENMTEAKTAIVDYIWGYYQTIRPHAFNDYLSPAEKEKRYFNQTSYQLS is encoded by the coding sequence ATAAACCAGCTGGCAGAGCAGGATAAACGGGTGAGCAAAAACCAACTATTCAAGCTGTTTGGCATGAATAAGAGCAGCTATTACTATGGCAAAAATCCCAAATCCATCAGCCTTGTCTTAATTAGGATCAAAGCTTTAATTCGCCAAATATTTAAGCAATCAAACGGCTCGGCAGGGGCTCGAACGATTCGTGCCATCTTAAACAATGAGCATGGCATCACCCTTAGCCGATATAAAGTAGCAAAGCTTATGGCAAAACTGGGACTCAAAAGCTGTCAGATAAAGCGACATCACTACAGACAAGCTGATGAAAAACATAGCATTTATGACAATATATTAGATCGAAACTTTAGCCCAGAAGCACCCAATCAGGTCTGGACGGGGGATGTGACGTATATTCGCATCAAAGGCGGTTGGTGTTATCTTGCCGTCGTTTTAGACCTGTACGCCCGTCGTTTGGTGGGCTTTGCCATATCAAGCTCACCGGATAGTAAGCTTACCGTCAAAGCGCTACAAATGGCATATCACAGCAGAATGAAACCCAGTGGCGTGTTGTTTCATTCAGATCAGGGCAGCCATTATAGCTCCCAGGCGTTTGCAAAAGCAGTAGCCGATTGCAGTGGTATGACGCATAGTATGAGCCGAAAGGGCAACTGTTGGGACAACGCTCCGACTGAGCGCTTCTTTAGAAGCTTTAAAACCGAATGGATGCCAAAAAATGGCTATGAAAATATGACTGAGGCTAAAACTGCTATTGTCGATTATATCTGGGGCTATTATCAAACCATAAGACCGCATGCGTTTAACGATTATTTATCACCAGCAGAGAAAGAGAAACGTTATTTTAACCAAACCTCTTATCAGCTGTCCTAA
- a CDS encoding transposase, with amino-acid sequence MSQKRNQYTREFKLEAISLVIDHNRSITDVASSLGIGKSTLQKWLSQYRQEMSGQAPKVGNALTDEQRELQELRKENKRLRMERDILKKASALLALDNLNDYR; translated from the coding sequence ATGAGCCAAAAACGCAACCAATATACTCGAGAATTCAAGCTAGAAGCCATAAGCTTAGTGATTGATCACAACCGTAGCATAACTGACGTGGCAAGCTCACTTGGCATTGGCAAATCCACCTTGCAGAAATGGCTGAGTCAATACCGTCAAGAAATGAGTGGCCAAGCACCTAAAGTCGGCAATGCTTTAACGGATGAACAGCGAGAGCTCCAAGAACTGCGTAAAGAGAATAAGCGCTTGAGGATGGAGCGCGACATCTTAAAAAAGGCTTCCGCTCTGCTGGCGTTGGACAATCTAAACGACTATCGCTAA